A genomic region of Candidatus Eisenbacteria bacterium contains the following coding sequences:
- a CDS encoding FAD-binding oxidoreductase produces MTAASVAVVGAGVMGASAAYHLAMRGARDVVVLDRAAGPGLGSTGAATGGFRAQFDTPINVRLSLLAREKLRRFEEEVGSDPGYSPAGYLWLAQTEAERDALARANRIQQAEGLVEAVLVGPDEIGRLSQAVRLEGVLGGAFCPTDGFIRPLKILEGYLAAAERLGVRVDWGVEVVGFGRGTDGRITHVETSRGRIPAGAVVNAAGAWAAPVAAYAGVALPVAPLRRQVAATAVTDLLPEGTPMTIFMSDGFHFRVRDGRVLLLLPTPGIPGRPFEATFDPAWGDAVARVARERVPVLRRASIDLPACWAGLYEMTPDKHAILGPAPGCVNLYLINGSSGHGVMHAPALGQLLAEIVIDGVASTLDVSALRPSRFDEGEPNPVSGVL; encoded by the coding sequence ATGACCGCGGCGTCGGTCGCCGTCGTGGGCGCCGGCGTCATGGGCGCGAGCGCGGCCTATCACCTGGCGATGCGCGGCGCGCGGGACGTCGTCGTTCTGGATCGCGCGGCCGGCCCCGGGCTCGGAAGCACGGGCGCCGCGACCGGCGGGTTTCGCGCCCAGTTCGATACGCCGATCAACGTGCGCCTCTCGCTTCTGGCCCGGGAGAAGCTCCGCCGATTCGAGGAGGAAGTCGGCTCGGACCCAGGCTACTCGCCCGCGGGATACCTCTGGCTCGCGCAGACCGAAGCGGAGCGGGACGCGCTCGCCCGGGCTAACCGGATCCAGCAGGCGGAGGGGCTGGTCGAAGCGGTCCTCGTCGGCCCCGATGAGATCGGCCGCCTTAGCCAGGCGGTCCGCCTCGAAGGCGTGTTGGGCGGCGCCTTCTGCCCGACCGACGGGTTCATTCGACCGCTAAAAATTCTCGAAGGCTATCTCGCCGCCGCGGAGCGCCTCGGCGTCCGCGTGGATTGGGGAGTCGAGGTCGTAGGATTCGGCCGCGGCACCGACGGGAGGATCACCCACGTCGAGACCTCGCGGGGCCGGATCCCCGCCGGCGCGGTCGTGAACGCCGCCGGGGCTTGGGCCGCGCCGGTCGCCGCCTACGCCGGCGTCGCGCTCCCGGTCGCTCCATTGCGGCGGCAGGTAGCCGCGACGGCGGTCACCGATCTATTGCCCGAAGGGACGCCGATGACCATCTTCATGAGCGACGGGTTCCACTTCCGCGTTCGCGACGGCCGCGTGCTCCTGCTCCTGCCGACGCCGGGCATCCCCGGCCGCCCGTTCGAAGCGACCTTCGATCCCGCATGGGGCGACGCGGTGGCGCGCGTGGCCCGGGAGCGCGTGCCGGTGCTGCGGCGGGCCTCGATCGACCTCCCTGCCTGCTGGGCTGGACTCTACGAGATGACGCCCGACAAGCACGCCATCCTTGGCCCTGCCCCGGGTTGCGTGAATCTCTACCTGATCAACGGATCGTCGGGTCACGGCGTGATGCACGCGCCGGCGCTGGGCCAGCTCCTCGCTGAGATCGTCATCGACGGGGTCGCGTCCACGCTCGATGTATCGGCGCTCAGGCCGTCGCGATTTGATGAGGGAGAGCCGAATCCGGTGTCGGGCGTGCTCTAG
- a CDS encoding glyoxalase, producing MTRPFHFAFIVKDLPSTRRFYGEVLGCREGRSTATWVDFDFFGHQISAHTTGTIMRTEKTGQVDGVAVPMPHFGAILAWDEFAALAERIRAAGHAFVIEPRTRYEGQPGEQATMFLLDPSGNALEFKSFKNPEHVFTA from the coding sequence ATGACGCGTCCGTTCCATTTCGCCTTCATCGTGAAGGACCTCCCATCGACGCGCCGCTTCTACGGTGAGGTGCTGGGCTGCCGCGAGGGGCGCAGCACCGCGACGTGGGTCGACTTCGATTTCTTCGGACACCAGATCTCGGCGCACACGACCGGGACGATCATGCGAACGGAGAAGACGGGACAGGTGGACGGCGTCGCGGTCCCGATGCCGCACTTCGGCGCGATCTTGGCGTGGGACGAGTTTGCCGCGCTGGCCGAGCGAATCCGCGCCGCCGGGCACGCATTCGTGATCGAGCCCCGGACCCGCTACGAGGGGCAGCCCGGGGAGCAGGCCACGATGTTCCTGCTCGACCCGAGCGGAAACGCCCTCGAGTTCAAGAGCTTCAAGAATCCCGAGCACGTCTTCACGGCATGA
- a CDS encoding transporter, with protein MAVDLSAAQAAVLCAAALCGGTVDAIAGGGGLITVPVLLAVGLPPHLALGTNKGQSTFGSFAAIVRYRHAGLIERKTARISFPLGIVGSASGAALALMLRPGVLRPIVIVLLLVVAFLIASGRFRPREGEAPPVGHRAGLIVAAIALTLGAYDGFFGPGTGTFIIAAYATLIHMPLPRATAEAKVLNFGSNFAAMVMFARNGEILWGVALPMAAAQLLGGFLGAHLVVRRGDGLIRAMVLVVAIAVVAWIIKDFYWKH; from the coding sequence ATAGCCGTGGATCTCTCGGCGGCGCAGGCGGCGGTTCTTTGCGCGGCCGCCCTGTGCGGCGGCACGGTCGACGCGATCGCGGGAGGAGGGGGCCTGATCACCGTGCCCGTGCTCCTCGCCGTCGGTCTCCCGCCCCACCTCGCGCTCGGCACGAACAAGGGACAGTCGACGTTCGGCTCCTTCGCGGCGATCGTCCGGTACCGCCACGCCGGCCTGATCGAGAGGAAGACCGCCCGGATCTCCTTCCCGCTCGGGATCGTCGGCTCGGCGTCCGGCGCCGCGCTCGCGCTCATGCTGCGGCCAGGCGTTCTGAGACCGATCGTCATCGTGCTCCTACTGGTCGTCGCCTTCCTAATCGCGTCCGGCCGGTTTCGCCCTCGCGAGGGCGAGGCGCCGCCCGTCGGACATCGCGCGGGCCTCATCGTGGCCGCCATCGCGCTCACGCTGGGCGCGTACGACGGGTTCTTCGGGCCGGGGACCGGGACCTTCATCATCGCGGCGTACGCGACGCTGATCCACATGCCTCTCCCACGCGCCACCGCCGAGGCGAAGGTGCTAAACTTCGGCTCCAATTTCGCTGCGATGGTGATGTTCGCGCGGAACGGAGAGATTCTCTGGGGGGTGGCGCTCCCGATGGCGGCGGCGCAGCTCCTGGGCGGATTTCTCGGGGCGCATCTGGTCGTTCGCCGCGGCGACGGGTTGATCCGGGCGATGGTCCTGGTCGTCGCGATCGCGGTGGTCGCGTGGATCATCAAGGATTTTTACTGGAAGCATTGA
- a CDS encoding amino acid decarboxylase: MLDLEGFRALAHRAADLAADIMEGVARGPVYRPMSPEERGALLDIRLPERGQPLEAALEFAREKILSHPMGNGHPRFFGWVNSPPAPAGVAAELLAAALNPSVAGGDHAAVYLERGVVRWLMELVGFPVAGSMGLLTSGGSVASLVGLAGARHKAALADGWNVREEGLQGGRPRLILYLTDEGHSALRKAAEILGLGSASVRTVPTDAGLRMNVTSLRAAIAADRGNGLRPFCVAASAGTVNLGAIDPLAEIADVCAKESLWLHVDGAYGAFGAASPALARLYDGMERADSLALDPHKWLSVPIECGCAIVRDGSLLRDTFSLVPPYLRTEEGKGFGGLPWFSEYGPQQTRGFRALKLWMTIHSLGRDGVVARVERHVALARRLASRIDEASDFERLADGPLSIVCFRYAPPSLRGKDERLNELNKSVMERIQAGGEAFVSGTTIGGRFALRACVLHDDTTEADVDALVEIARRTGEACAR, from the coding sequence ATGCTCGACCTCGAAGGCTTCCGCGCCCTCGCGCATCGCGCGGCCGATCTCGCGGCGGACATCATGGAGGGCGTGGCCCGCGGCCCTGTATACCGCCCGATGTCGCCTGAGGAGCGCGGCGCGCTCCTCGACATCCGGCTGCCGGAGCGGGGCCAGCCTCTCGAGGCGGCGCTGGAATTCGCTCGCGAAAAAATCCTCTCCCACCCGATGGGAAACGGTCATCCGCGCTTCTTCGGCTGGGTGAACTCGCCGCCCGCGCCCGCGGGCGTCGCGGCGGAGCTCCTGGCCGCGGCGTTGAACCCGAGCGTCGCGGGGGGCGACCACGCGGCGGTCTACCTGGAGCGCGGGGTCGTGCGCTGGCTGATGGAGCTGGTCGGGTTCCCCGTCGCCGGAAGCATGGGGCTCCTGACGAGCGGCGGCTCGGTCGCGAGCCTCGTCGGGCTGGCCGGCGCGCGGCACAAGGCGGCGCTCGCGGACGGATGGAACGTGCGGGAAGAAGGGCTCCAGGGCGGCCGGCCGCGCCTCATCCTCTATCTCACCGACGAGGGCCATTCCGCCCTGCGAAAGGCGGCGGAGATCCTCGGCCTCGGCTCGGCTTCCGTTCGCACGGTCCCGACGGACGCGGGGCTCCGCATGAACGTGACCTCGCTTCGCGCCGCGATCGCGGCGGATCGCGGGAACGGCCTTCGCCCTTTCTGCGTCGCGGCGAGCGCGGGCACGGTGAACTTGGGCGCGATCGATCCCTTGGCCGAGATCGCCGACGTCTGCGCCAAGGAGAGCCTCTGGCTTCACGTCGACGGCGCCTACGGCGCTTTCGGGGCGGCCTCGCCGGCGCTCGCCCGCCTCTACGACGGAATGGAGCGCGCCGACTCCCTCGCCCTCGATCCCCACAAGTGGCTCTCGGTCCCGATCGAATGCGGCTGCGCGATCGTGCGCGACGGCTCGCTGCTCCGCGATACGTTCAGCCTGGTCCCGCCCTACCTGCGCACCGAAGAGGGCAAGGGATTCGGCGGTCTCCCCTGGTTCTCGGAATACGGTCCGCAGCAAACCCGCGGATTCCGCGCGCTCAAGCTCTGGATGACGATCCACTCGCTGGGCCGCGATGGGGTCGTGGCGCGGGTCGAGCGGCACGTTGCGCTCGCCCGGAGGCTTGCCTCGCGGATCGACGAAGCCTCCGATTTCGAGCGCCTCGCCGACGGGCCGCTCTCGATCGTCTGCTTTCGGTACGCGCCGCCGTCGCTGCGTGGAAAGGATGAACGCTTGAACGAGCTCAACAAGTCCGTGATGGAGCGCATACAGGCGGGAGGCGAGGCGTTCGTCTCGGGCACGACGATCGGCGGCCGGTTCGCGCTCCGGGCCTGCGTGCTCCACGACGACACCACCGAGGCGGACGTCGACGCGCTGGTCGAGATTGCGCGGCGGACGGGTGAAGCGTGCGCGCGATAA
- a CDS encoding PhzF family phenazine biosynthesis protein — protein MRAIIVDAFTSAPGAGNRAGIIPDAAPLLEKAMQRAATAIAAAETAFVLPPPEGAAVRLRYFTPAAEIAFCGHATVATFHWLAETGALTVPGRHTLDCPAGKLEIEIERDSGGGCRVWMATPRHPFEPGPIAGATLMGLLGGTLGMRDQGLPIERAGRHLYVPIKRRSDLWSLTPQWDALATEGDRHEVRGFYAFTRDVIEPGSLAHGRYFAPSFGVREDPVTGSASGPLAEYLARHGILVLPPGGGTVRGRVEQGDAMGKPGRPELEVTGTPERITGVRVGGVAVTVLEGQLRLD, from the coding sequence GTGCGCGCGATAATCGTGGACGCGTTCACGAGCGCGCCCGGCGCGGGAAATCGCGCCGGGATCATCCCGGACGCGGCACCGCTGCTGGAGAAGGCGATGCAGCGGGCCGCCACGGCGATTGCCGCCGCGGAGACCGCCTTCGTGCTGCCGCCACCGGAGGGCGCCGCCGTTCGGCTCCGCTACTTCACGCCGGCGGCCGAGATCGCCTTCTGCGGCCACGCCACGGTCGCGACGTTCCACTGGCTCGCCGAGACCGGCGCGCTCACGGTGCCGGGACGGCACACGCTCGACTGCCCGGCCGGGAAGCTCGAGATCGAGATCGAGCGCGACTCCGGAGGAGGATGCCGCGTCTGGATGGCCACCCCGCGGCATCCCTTCGAGCCGGGTCCGATCGCGGGCGCCACGCTCATGGGGCTTCTGGGCGGCACCCTCGGCATGCGCGATCAGGGGCTTCCTATCGAGCGCGCAGGGCGGCACCTCTACGTCCCGATCAAGCGGCGCTCCGATCTCTGGAGCCTCACGCCGCAGTGGGACGCGCTCGCGACCGAGGGAGACCGGCACGAGGTGCGGGGCTTCTACGCGTTCACGCGCGACGTCATCGAGCCGGGAAGCCTCGCCCACGGGCGCTACTTCGCGCCGTCGTTCGGAGTTCGTGAGGATCCGGTCACGGGCTCGGCCAGCGGGCCGCTCGCCGAGTACCTCGCGCGCCACGGAATCCTGGTGCTTCCGCCGGGCGGCGGCACGGTCCGCGGCCGTGTCGAGCAGGGAGACGCGATGGGCAAGCCCGGGCGGCCTGAGCTCGAGGTGACGGGGACGCCGGAGCGGATCACCGGCGTGCGGGTCGGCGGCGTGGCGGTGACCGTGCTCGAGGGTCAGCTCCGCCTGGATTAG
- a CDS encoding class I SAM-dependent methyltransferase: MSPAEIPLEETLAFLTRALPPPPLRILEAGAGEGAVALAIAARGYEVTALDEAGGRPTAPGAERIRWVEADFLYYDEAATFDAVLFTHSLHHMAPVEGALDRARALLKPSGLMIADEHAYDRVNLPTARWYYDLESVLTAAGMLPPAENATEEGNPLGRWRKEHAHDPPLQTGHAMLAAARERFELTSVEEAPYLYRSLAGRLTEGDRGVRVARRILELESRLVRERDLTAAGLRMIGKKEG; the protein is encoded by the coding sequence ATGAGCCCGGCCGAGATCCCGCTCGAGGAGACGCTGGCCTTTCTCACTCGCGCGCTCCCGCCGCCCCCGCTTCGGATCCTGGAAGCCGGCGCGGGCGAGGGAGCGGTCGCGTTGGCCATCGCCGCGCGCGGCTATGAGGTCACCGCGCTGGACGAAGCCGGCGGCCGCCCAACAGCTCCGGGCGCCGAGCGGATCCGCTGGGTCGAGGCCGACTTCCTCTACTACGACGAGGCGGCGACCTTCGACGCGGTGCTCTTCACGCACTCGCTCCACCACATGGCGCCGGTCGAGGGCGCGCTGGATCGGGCTCGGGCGCTCCTCAAGCCGTCGGGCCTCATGATCGCGGACGAGCACGCATACGACCGCGTGAATCTCCCGACCGCGCGCTGGTATTACGACCTGGAATCGGTGCTCACGGCCGCGGGAATGCTTCCGCCGGCGGAAAACGCAACGGAGGAGGGAAACCCTCTCGGGCGTTGGAGGAAGGAGCACGCGCACGATCCGCCGCTCCAGACGGGGCACGCGATGCTTGCGGCGGCACGAGAGCGCTTCGAGCTGACGTCCGTGGAAGAGGCGCCGTACCTCTATCGCAGCTTGGCCGGGCGTCTCACGGAAGGGGACCGGGGCGTCCGGGTGGCGCGGCGCATCCTCGAGCTGGAGAGTCGCCTGGTTCGCGAGCGAGACCTGACCGCGGCGGGGCTCCGGATGATCGGGAAGAAAGAGGGCTAA
- a CDS encoding 4Fe-4S binding protein has protein sequence MLRRDPMANVSVERPTSERVTTASGPFATGPHPPGSVTLHLETQIQEIGERDVTIAGPGGAVETIPNDVVFVMIGREAPLDFFRRSRMRIAGEMRPARWAAMALFLAFCGWLYNWKSGGSMSNLFAAHHWFPFNLPDLLRAAGGEIAAAAADPNTLLGTLAISASGPAFWYTVAYSLVVVIFGIRRIRRRKTPYITAQTLTLMAVQVFPLFLLPEVILPLLGHNGLLPRGLLDALFPVVTYGHGREYWRAYGLILAWPLNVYNIFTHEPLWWWIGIGFIQTCVLIPLGIYFFGKGFYCGWICSCGALAETLGDTHRQKMPHGPRWNRFNMAGQVVLAAAVALLIIRIIGWVLPDGNWADRIFDPVLKTHYKWIVDVFLAGVVGYGVYFWYSGRFWCRFLCPLAALMHIYARFSRFAILAEKKKCISCNVCTSVCHQGIDVMSFANKGVPMTDPECVRCSACVQSCPTGVLAFGQIDRTGRTIKLDLLPASPVRMREESAS, from the coding sequence ATGCTCCGGCGCGATCCGATGGCGAACGTTTCGGTGGAGCGTCCGACATCCGAGCGCGTCACCACCGCCTCCGGCCCGTTCGCGACCGGCCCGCACCCACCGGGCAGCGTGACACTGCACCTCGAGACCCAAATCCAGGAGATCGGCGAGCGGGACGTGACAATAGCGGGGCCCGGGGGAGCCGTCGAGACGATCCCCAACGACGTGGTCTTCGTCATGATCGGGCGGGAGGCGCCTCTAGATTTCTTCCGCCGCTCCCGGATGCGGATCGCCGGCGAGATGCGCCCCGCGCGCTGGGCCGCGATGGCTCTCTTCCTCGCCTTCTGCGGCTGGCTCTACAACTGGAAGTCGGGCGGCTCGATGTCGAATCTCTTTGCCGCCCACCACTGGTTTCCGTTCAACCTTCCCGACCTTCTCCGCGCCGCTGGGGGCGAGATCGCGGCCGCCGCCGCGGATCCCAACACCCTGCTTGGAACCCTCGCGATCAGTGCCTCCGGGCCGGCCTTCTGGTATACGGTCGCCTACTCCCTCGTCGTCGTGATCTTCGGCATCCGGAGGATCCGCCGCCGGAAGACACCCTATATCACGGCGCAGACCTTGACCTTGATGGCGGTGCAGGTGTTTCCCCTCTTCCTTCTTCCCGAGGTGATTCTTCCCCTGCTCGGCCACAACGGCCTTCTCCCGCGCGGCCTACTCGACGCGCTCTTTCCGGTCGTGACCTATGGACACGGCCGGGAATATTGGCGCGCCTACGGGCTGATCCTCGCGTGGCCGCTCAACGTCTACAACATCTTCACCCACGAGCCGCTCTGGTGGTGGATCGGGATCGGCTTCATCCAGACCTGCGTCCTGATCCCGCTCGGGATCTATTTCTTTGGGAAGGGCTTCTACTGCGGGTGGATCTGTTCCTGCGGCGCCCTGGCGGAGACGCTCGGGGACACCCACCGGCAGAAGATGCCGCACGGGCCGCGCTGGAACCGGTTCAACATGGCGGGGCAGGTCGTGCTCGCCGCGGCGGTGGCGCTTCTCATCATCCGGATCATCGGGTGGGTTCTTCCCGACGGTAACTGGGCCGACCGGATCTTCGATCCGGTCCTCAAGACGCACTACAAATGGATCGTCGACGTCTTCCTCGCGGGCGTCGTCGGCTACGGCGTCTACTTCTGGTACTCGGGGCGTTTCTGGTGCCGCTTCCTCTGCCCGCTCGCGGCCCTCATGCACATCTACGCGCGGTTCAGCCGCTTCGCGATCCTGGCGGAGAAGAAGAAGTGCATCTCCTGCAATGTCTGCACGTCGGTCTGCCACCAGGGGATCGACGTCATGAGCTTCGCGAACAAAGGCGTGCCGATGACCGATCCCGAGTGCGTCCGCTGCTCCGCCTGCGTCCAGAGCTGCCCGACCGGGGTCCTCGCGTTCGGCCAGATCGATCGGACGGGACGAACGATCAAGCTCGATCTCCTGCCCGCGTCGCCGGTGCGGATGCGCGAGGAAAGCGCGTCGTGA
- a CDS encoding FAD-binding protein, producing the protein MLGLIARYTRWLHTRWPAGTVERLPEVRADGSTSVPGVFVAGDLTGIPLLKFSLDTGARVAQTIARELSENPDRAAPTNRPADPALLDLIIIGAGVSGMAAAVEAKRLGLTYTILESTEPFTTILNFPKGKPIYTYPKSMTPAGKLQVSADVKEALVDELRRQAEAAQIRPLAANATRIEPSARALTVHLAEGAPLRARRVLVAIGQSGDFRKLGVPGEDRDKVYNRLHDPSDFSGKQALVVGGGDTALETAIGLAQAGAHVRLSYRKAQFSXXRSSRCSGAIRWRTFRWSVRHPSASPPPPARSRPARTHRAA; encoded by the coding sequence ATGCTCGGTCTGATCGCCCGCTACACCCGGTGGCTCCACACGCGGTGGCCCGCGGGAACCGTGGAGCGCCTGCCGGAAGTCCGCGCGGACGGGAGCACCAGCGTCCCCGGAGTATTCGTGGCGGGCGACCTCACCGGGATCCCGCTCCTCAAGTTCTCGCTCGATACCGGCGCGCGCGTCGCGCAGACGATCGCCCGCGAGCTCTCCGAGAACCCAGACCGCGCGGCTCCGACCAACCGCCCGGCCGATCCGGCCCTCCTCGATCTCATCATCATCGGCGCCGGCGTCTCCGGCATGGCCGCCGCGGTCGAAGCCAAGCGACTTGGTCTCACGTACACGATCCTCGAGTCCACGGAGCCATTCACCACGATTCTCAATTTCCCGAAGGGCAAACCGATCTACACCTATCCCAAGTCGATGACTCCGGCCGGGAAGCTACAAGTGTCGGCCGACGTGAAGGAGGCGCTCGTCGACGAGCTCCGCCGCCAGGCGGAGGCCGCACAGATTCGCCCGCTGGCCGCGAACGCCACGCGCATCGAGCCGTCGGCTCGCGCTCTCACCGTCCACCTCGCCGAGGGCGCCCCGCTCCGCGCCCGACGCGTTCTGGTCGCGATCGGCCAGAGCGGCGATTTCCGGAAGCTCGGAGTTCCCGGGGAAGATCGGGACAAGGTCTACAACCGGCTCCACGACCCGAGCGATTTCTCGGGGAAGCAGGCGCTGGTGGTGGGAGGCGGAGACACCGCGCTCGAGACCGCGATCGGGCTCGCGCAGGCGGGGGCGCACGTCAGGCTGTCGTACCGGAAGGCCCAATTCTCGCNNNNGAGAAGCTCGAGATGCTCCGGCGCGATCCGATGGCGAACGTTTCGGTGGAGCGTCCGACATCCGAGCGCGTCACCACCGCCTCCGGCCCGTTCGCGACCGGCCCGCACCCACCGGGCAGCGTGA
- a CDS encoding transcriptional regulator: MKRAPTKLPDLDRLIHERVRLGIVSALAANEPLSFADLKRLLEATDGNLSVHARKLEEAGYIACAKRFEGRVPRTEFRLTRTGRDALTRYLSHLDALVRWARKGP; this comes from the coding sequence GTGAAGCGAGCGCCCACCAAGCTTCCCGATCTCGACCGGTTGATCCACGAGCGGGTCCGGCTCGGCATCGTGAGCGCGCTCGCCGCGAACGAGCCGCTCAGCTTCGCGGACCTGAAGCGCCTTCTCGAGGCGACCGACGGCAACCTATCCGTCCATGCCCGAAAGCTCGAGGAAGCGGGCTATATCGCCTGCGCGAAGCGATTCGAGGGGAGAGTGCCGCGAACGGAGTTCCGTCTCACGCGTACGGGCCGCGATGCCCTCACGCGCTACCTGTCGCACCTGGACGCGCTGGTTCGCTGGGCGAGGAAGGGGCCGTGA